From the Anguilla rostrata isolate EN2019 chromosome 5, ASM1855537v3, whole genome shotgun sequence genome, the window GTCGGTCCGCCGGAgcggcggattggtctcggctgcgccggctggtggagagagcacacgcacctgggctgcgttagctaatcagcccaggtgcttgaaggtgtgctgctctccacagttcggggccgagaccgggagctaacaccgagagcgCGGTTATTATATTGGTCTACATCATTTTAGACGCCCCCATTCTCACGAGCGCGTAATTTTACACGCCCTAATTCTCACACGTGCATCATTTCACATGACCTCATTCTCACGCGTGCGTCACCCCTGCTGTaaagctgtgctgtgtacacccctgctgtaaggctgtgctgtgtacacccctgctgtaaggctgtgctgtgtacacccctgctgtaaagctgtgctgtgtacaccCCTGCTATAAGGCCACACTGTGTACACCCCTGCTGTaaagctgtgctgtgtacaccCCTGCTGTAAGGCCACACTGTGTACACCCCTGCTGTAAGGCCACACTGTGTACACCCCTGCTATAAGGCCACACTGTGTACACCCCTGCTGTaaagctgtgctgtgtacaccCCTGCTATAAGGCCACACTGTGTACACCCCTGCTGTaaagctgtgctgtgtacaccCCTGCTGTAAGGCCACACTGTGTACACCCCTGCTATAAGGCCACACTGTGTACACCCCTGCTGTaaagctgtgctgtgtacaccCCTGCTATAAGGTCACACTGTACACCCCTGCTGTaaagctgtgctgtgtacacccctgctgtaaggctgtgctgtgtacacccctgctgtaaggctgtgctgtgtacacccctgctgtaaggctgtgctgtgtacacccctgctgtaaagctgtgctgtgtacacccctgctgtaaggctgtgctgtgtacacccctgctgtaaagctgtgctgtgtacacccctgctgtaaggctgtgctgtgtacacccctgctgtaaagctgtgctgtgtacaccCCTGCTGTAAGGCTGTGCTGTGGTAATATCGCTGTTCAGGGTGCGTGTTTGAGCctgccttcctcttcctctccagccAAGTCTGACGAGCTGCCGAAGAAGCCGCTGGGCGTGGAGCGGCCGGTGCTGGTGACGGCCGCCAAGCCCCACGGCTCCGTCAGCCAGAGTCACGTGACCCACAACCAGGAAGTCATCGAGCTGGACGAGAGCCCCACGCCGATCACCCCGCAGGACCAAGAGCCGCCCAGCGAGGGGGGCTCCCCTCCCGCGCCGTCCCCCGACCTGGTGCTGGTGCACAGCCGAGACCCCCAGACCCCTGAGGGGGTACTGCCCAGTACCCTGACCCCCCCCGAGGAACCCGAGCACTCCGACTCCGGCTCCCCAGGCCGTGAGGGAGTCTGTCCCCAGCTggagcaggggggcggggctgaaccacaggggggcggggctgaattgcaggtgagggggggcatCGAGCGCGTGGAGGGCGGGGACATCCCGACGCCCCCTGAGACTGACGCCCTGGCCCCGGCCCCTCAGCTGCACCCTGCGGGGGAGCCCGCAGAAACGTCCGCCCCCCCGAATCTGCCCCAGGTGCCGAGCAAATTCCCCATGACCCTGTCGCTGCCCCCCCTGGCCAGCAGCGAGCGCCGCCCCTCCAACACCTCCCAGTACGACAACCtgtcagagggggggggcgaggaggagctgcaggagacGCCCCACTTTGCAGGCACCCCGGACACGCCCGACCCCCCGTCttcaccaccacctccacctccacaggCCTTCCTTAAACCAAAGCcggccccctgcccctcctctcccacccctctccaGCAGCAATCAGAGCAGGACCGTTCAGAGGAGGGGGTGACCGATTCCGCCGAACCCCCAAACGAACCGTCCTGTGAGAAAGAAGAGCAGGGCGTGACCCTGGACAGGAGCAGTGCTGTGCTGACTGACAGCCTCACAGGCAACACTGCCCAGGGGGAGCCTTCTGCCTCCCcgacccccacacacactgtccaatcacagccagGGTTCCACCtagacccctcccccagccaacAACTGCCCAAATCCATCACATTTTAAGACGTGAACCTTCCCTTTTTTCTAGAAAGCCATTGCAGCGTGCCATGTAGTccatctttttcttctttttctgagTTTTCTTTTCCACAAGTTGTGTCTTCACTGTCGGGGCCATTGAGGTTTCCTGACAAAAGAGTCGGGAACAGAGGTCTCGATACGCTGAAACGCCAGAAAAGCACGAGGACAGTCGCCGAAGAGTGCCAATCAAACCTCACCTGCTGTGCTAGCACCGCCCTGATGCTCGGAGGAGGCCCATGTATCGCCCGTCTCTGAGCGCCTTAAAAAgaactttgttttttcttaGGAGAGTATTTCTGTACTGTAAGAATCTTAAGACCCTTCCCAGGGTGCCAGATCAAAGTGTTTTGAGCGTTTTCTTAACCGCATAGTGtacattcctttttttctaCTTACGATTTCGTAATGTCTAGATATTAATATACTGCTTAGATTTAGTATATTTCGTCTAAGATTCTAGTGTGACTCTTATCAAATAGTGGAAATAGTTTCTTTAGAGGCAGATCATGTGTGATCACAATTCTTAATTGCAGCAGATCCATTTTTAGttgttctctctttccttttccaaGAACAGATTGTGTCTTTCTTCATGCAGCGTCCCATGTCCCACTTTGTGCAATAGGACAGCCTGTGAAGTGAGTGATGCTGTATGTGAAGTCAGTGTTTGGCAATGCGTCCTCTGTAAGGGTGACCATGGTCTTTGTGGGCAAAACAGTGAGCATTACTTTAgcctaaaacattttcaaacaggAGCAGGAAATGCcccactgattttattttaaatatatcttAATGATTTTGTCATCTTCTGAAATAACCTTTATATATGAAGCTGTAAAAGCTACTTCAAATCAGTTTATTGTCACTTTTATGAAAATGCAGCaataatgtacatttcatttgaagTAGATTAAAGTTTACAAAGATTTAATAAGaactgcataaaaaaaaaatagagagcAATAGCATTAGAAGTTTAACAGAACTGGTCTAAATGCTCACATTTTTACAAGTGGGAGACGGTCATGCCATTTCAGATTCAACATCGCCATCTGGTGGTGCGATTGTGCTTTGCGTCATGTTCTCTTTACCAGCAGACCGGGATTTCAGTGTTCAGCGTTAATACTGCGTTTAGTTCAAAAAATGAAGTTTCTTGTTTTGTAATCCAGAGAGCGAGTTGTTTTGAGATGGAAACCTGTCTTCAGTGACAAACTGTTGACACCCTTGTATAAAGAACAGGCTAAATtaggaagcacacacacacaacagctcaggaataaaaataaaccagtttTTATCTCATAATAATAGTATAGCTGCGCTATAGGATTTGAAAACAATGTATCAGGAGCGGTGGTGGAAATGGATCAGCATTTCTTCCACATCTGTATGGTAGGTGtacattatatttgtttttgtttttttacataaccTTATTatgttatatacagtatatgtatgttttattttgccgTTTTGCACTTTGTATATGCGCAACAATGACTGGAGAATCTCCAGATTTagtggtttttatttaaattttgtacAATATTGTACATTGCTGTACTTTCCTTTCTTAAGGAGTTGTAAGGGCTCCAACCAAAAGATTTTTGGTTTTATTAAGATCAGTGTGATGTAAATACTGTCAGACATTTGTGAAGTTAACaatgtttggagaaaaaaaaacttaaagttTACAACTTTGTGggtgactgtttttttccagttgggGTAGTGAAATATAGATGCCATAAAcactaaaaaaatgtatacactaACTATATTTTTTGAAACTGCTGAGCTTTTTTAGTGAATTTCATGATGAGCATATGAGTATTCACAATAACGACCAAGACCATGTAATTGCTTATCCACAACACACTCAAACAAGAAATATTACACTTGGCTTTCTGGGTACATTCACTCtatgttatgttaaatgtgGACTCTCCCTGTTGACTGATGTGGCCGTCTGGCAGATCTACTTACCAATATCCCTTCTTGTTGTTCTGGTGACTTCCTGCTGAAAACTTTGGGGTTCCAGtcactttctcactctttcGGCGCTGTACCTATGGTCCTTATTTTTCCAGCTGCAAAGACATGGGCCTACATGCCCAACATGGCTGTGCTTATTGTTTTAGCACACACTCTAAAAGCACTGCGATTGAGCATGCACCAGAAGTTAAAGTTAATTAATTCGTTCTGCACAAGAGGTTGTTACAATGTTatcatataaatacacacacacacacacacacacacaactgtatTATACAAATTACAACCTAAATTTTAAAactacataaaaacacaaactgcattTTGCGCaagtacatataaaaataactaGTGATAAAGTGTCACAAGATGTAAGGTGCTCATGAAAATTGAttgtgttctaaaaaaaaagttgtggtGATCTTGGGTCGAATAGTGACATCGTATTCCGTACAAAAGAAAGGCTAAAAGAAAATTACTcccaaaaaagcaaagaaaagagtctatttatttaaatatatcatTGAAAAAATAGTACAGTGTTTTGTCAGTACAGTGTACTTTCAGTGAAATAACCACATCCTATGCTAAAATCGTATAATAACTCCTCCCACATATAGGTTCGTTTAGGTCTGCAAAGTATTTCGACTTTATTGATTATCTGCACATAATTGGAAGAATATTTTGACCACgcctcttttttgttttattcgaTTTCGCTCTGTGGAAGGTTTGTCTCCGCCCCCAGAAGCCCTATGGCAAGTTTTCGTGCCCGACGCAAATACGTCCGCATTCTCAGCAACATTCAGTTTAACACATTCAACTGAATTCTGTGGAATCAAACCAGAAATGGTTTCCCCGGTCTCAGTGGTGAGTATACAAACAGGTGATACCGCCTGCGATAGGCTACCCCGTTCAGTAAATTCAGGTTAACTTGCTGTATtgtgtaatattaatattaattatgtaaTCTCCCTGGGCTGAGGCAGAATACagggtttctgtgtgttgtaTAACGTAAATAATAATAGCCTATTACAGGATGGTGGCAGACGTCATTCAGGTAGTTGTTAGTTTGCCCGATGTAACCGATGAAAGAAATGTACGAAGGAACATTTTCATCTGAACAAGATCTCCGCAGTTTTTCCTCAGTAAATTGCGTTTGGAGgtgtgttatttattattatgtttaacTAATTTGATTCTAATGTACAGAATAAAATAGCTGTAGGCTACAGCGTTGAACCTTACCAGCAACCGATAAAGTTAGTCGAAGCGTGAACAGCTAAGGCACGAACTGTACCAGTTACCCTGAAGTTCGCAATAGCTAGGCTATATGTTTTTTTAacgcttgtttatttattttaaagtttacgtgttgtatttttctcaaaaaaccACAACACATAAATATGAGCAAGTGCTAGATGAAAGAAGCAAATGGTTTCATCTAGCACTTTATGGACTATATCCGAATCGGCTTACTTTCCTGCTATTGGATACAAATTGCATACAACTTCTatgcaacttgtatactcaatgcAACCTAATCCAGGCACGGGCCTCGTTTAATTTGCTGACAATATTCGCGTGTTAAGTGCGAGCACAGGCAGACCTCATTTACCAAGATACTCCGGTGTTAGATGCTTCAGAAGATCCTGAGTTTAGTTTAAAAGTGAATAGtagcacaaaacacattttattcttaGGACTGTCATcataaatgtgattaaaatgttgtGCAGAAAGCACAAAAGTCCAAATTTTCCAGAAGTCCTTTTAACAAAACACAATGTTGCACGAACACGTTTTTGTCTTTTTCGCTGAACCCGCTAGTTCGCATCGCGCTACTGCAAACTACCGAGCTGTGGAAATGCAAAAGTCCGCATTACTCGCTGTTTCCgggtgtattttttttcctagttGCCATTTGCCTTTTTGATTACACACATTGCAGATTTAGCCCCCAAACCGGAGTCCTGTCTACACAATTGGAACACTGAAGAAATTAAATTGGATTGTCAAAAAAGGCCAGAGGTAGTAGCTGCAGTTGTTACtaacataatataattttaattagtCATGTCTTCAATTAATTCTTCATTTCTTCAATTAATTcgtattacattatttttcaatcgttctgtccatttttttttaaatttaacccCGATGTTTATCCTCCAAATCAAGGCAAATTTTCACTCCAAAAATAAGCCTAATTGAAGATCATGTCAGGCAGAATGTACTCTGAAGCCAACAAACCTCTTAACCAATTGGCTGATCCCTTGACAGAAGCATAGCATAGCAGAACAGGAACTGGTCTTTTTAAAGAGCGGTATAGTCATTGCGTTAAAGCAGCTGTCAGGATGCAGGGTACAGCTTCGCAAGACAAAAAGGGCACGCAAATCATTCGTGCCAATCACGGTCAACTTGCTAAACAGGGACACTAATTGATCTTCACcacctcattatttatttacgtatTTTGATGTTGTGCTAGTGGTGTTTTCATGCTATGCTGTGCCACTAAGATAAAAAAATTCCTCACAGATAATGAAGTATTCCCACAGCGCACGTTGCGTCCAATGGTGCTTTACACATAGCTCAGCTCACCTGTTCCCATGGAAATGGGAGCTCCCTGTCATTTCCATGGGAACAGGTGAGGTGAGTCATGTGTAAAGcatggaggaggtgggggggaatcCAAATATCATTTTACTCATTGATGGATTTACTGTGTACGCCTTTTTTTGAGGATAATAAAATCAACACACAACATGGACTTTGTGCTCTCGTCTGCACAGACCAGACAACACAACAGGACAGAGCTAGTACTGATTGGACAAGAGGAATTTTCCACTAAATCTGCATCACAAAATATAAGCTCTCGGTTTCCATGCCCAGCCCCTAAGACCATTTGCACCGGCTCTGTTGCCGCTGAACTGACCTTGTGTGCTGTTATTTCAGGTGAAGAACGAGGGCCCCAAACTGCTGCCCTTCTTCAAGGCCATCTGCATGTACTTCGCCCTGTGGCTGCCCACCTCCAGCCCGTCTTGGATCAGTGCGCTGGTCAAGTGCCTCCCCATCCTCTGCCTGTGGGCCTTCCTCCTCGCCCACGGCACCCGCTTCCTGCTGGCCCGCTCCGCCGCCCGCAAGATTTTGGCCGGCCTGGTCTTTTCCGTGCTGGGCGACGTCTTTCTGGTCTGGCAGGAGGATGGCTACTTCAGTCACGGTGAGGATGGTCTGGCCCGTTTGGGCTGCTCTTTCCATTGTTCAGATGGGGGCTGCTGCGCTCCTGTCAGCCGGTGGTTTGAGGCCGGTtaaaggggtgggggagggttgcACGGGGACAATCAGTGTGCTTGCAGCTATCTGTAGCTGTATATTCACATGCATTATGCCTGACGATGTCCCGCTGTCCTATGCTGTATCTAGTTTGCATTATGAACAAGCACAGGGCATTGGGACATAAAAAAGCTTGGATAATCTTGAAACAACTTGCCCCAGTGTTCCCTCATTTTAATCCCTATCTTACCATGGATGTAGCAAAATGAAAAACGCAAAGTAATTTAAGGCCAGGAAAACAAGTATGTTGTGAAAGTGGCACGCTTTTTGGTTTGTAGCAGATGGGTGTAAGTCACACATGGTCATGACGCAGGGTCAGTGAAAGACCGCTGTCTGTGCTTTTAATTTCTCAGGGCTGCTGATGTTCGCTGTCGCCCACGTCCTGTACTCCTCTGCTTTTGGGATGAGACCCCTGAACCCACTGGCAGGGGTGGTGGTGGCCTTCCTGTCCCTGCTCAGCTACATTATCCTGTACCCGTGCCTGTTCGGGCCATTCACCTACCTGGTGGGCGTGTACGTCGCGCTGATTGGCCTCATGGGCTGGCGGGCCGTGGCCGGGGTTCAGCTGGCCAATGACCTGTGGACGTGGACCCGCCTGTCAGCCTGCCTGGGGGCGGGGTTCTTCATCGTCTCCGACCTCACCATCGCCGTGGACAAGTT encodes:
- the LOC135255653 gene encoding lysoplasmalogenase TMEM86A-like; protein product: MVSPVSVVKNEGPKLLPFFKAICMYFALWLPTSSPSWISALVKCLPILCLWAFLLAHGTRFLLARSAARKILAGLVFSVLGDVFLVWQEDGYFSHGLLMFAVAHVLYSSAFGMRPLNPLAGVVVAFLSLLSYIILYPCLFGPFTYLVGVYVALIGLMGWRAVAGVQLANDLWTWTRLSACLGAGFFIVSDLTIAVDKFCFPVPNSRAIVMGTYYAAQMLIALSAVECQEAEASRKRG